From Nguyenibacter vanlangensis, one genomic window encodes:
- a CDS encoding uroporphyrinogen-III synthase, protein MPPDPPSAGLRPGGQRPAVLITRPEPGLTETMDAVSALGWRAVALPALRAEPVGQGPLAARGAQAVLVTSGQAVAALAGRLPPDLPMLVVGAATARRARDAGFTRVTAAGGTADALADLVLSARHAGDGALLLATAAGYGHALADRLRRNGFRVIRRRVYRVRPAMPPPAALRALLQDGGIAAALFFSAETARQFLRRLPRDLRDGLRDVRAIAISDGTAQILDAIPWRAIERAATPDQAAMLDRLGPVAAPSRRDAGPPGP, encoded by the coding sequence TTGCCCCCTGACCCTCCGTCCGCCGGCCTTCGTCCGGGCGGCCAGCGCCCGGCGGTCCTGATTACCCGGCCCGAACCGGGCCTGACCGAAACCATGGACGCCGTCTCGGCGCTGGGCTGGCGGGCCGTGGCCCTGCCGGCCCTGCGGGCCGAACCGGTGGGGCAGGGGCCGCTTGCGGCGCGCGGCGCGCAGGCCGTCCTCGTCACCAGCGGCCAGGCGGTCGCGGCGCTGGCCGGCCGGCTGCCGCCGGATCTGCCGATGCTTGTGGTGGGCGCCGCCACGGCCCGGCGCGCACGCGACGCCGGCTTCACCCGGGTCACGGCGGCCGGCGGCACGGCCGACGCGCTGGCCGACCTGGTGCTGTCGGCACGGCATGCCGGCGACGGCGCGCTGCTGCTGGCGACCGCCGCGGGCTACGGGCACGCGCTTGCGGATCGCCTGCGGCGGAACGGTTTTCGGGTCATCCGGCGCCGTGTCTACCGCGTCCGGCCGGCAATGCCGCCCCCCGCCGCCCTGCGCGCGCTGCTTCAGGATGGCGGGATCGCGGCCGCCCTGTTCTTTTCGGCCGAAACCGCACGCCAGTTCCTGCGCCGCCTGCCGCGGGACCTGCGCGATGGGCTGCGCGACGTGCGCGCCATCGCGATCTCGGACGGCACGGCCCAGATCCTCGATGCCATTCCGTGGCGCGCCATCGAACGCGCCGCGACGCCCGACCAGGCGGCGATGCTGGACCGGCTGGGGCCGGTCGCCGCGCCGTCTCGGCGCGACGCCGGTCCACCCGGCCCATGA
- the secB gene encoding protein-export chaperone SecB, whose amino-acid sequence MSDTTQPPADGAQSIPPALPLTINVQYIKDLSFEVPSGAEIFATLRANPQIAVNIDVQASRLQADQPIFEVVLAIKAEASEAPETEGAAPGRTVFVAELAYAAVATLTNAPDELVEPILLVEVPRLIFPYVRNIISEVTRDGGFPPVVLQPIDFVALWQAKRQANNFPQTAGNA is encoded by the coding sequence ATGTCCGACACGACTCAGCCCCCCGCCGACGGCGCCCAGAGCATTCCGCCGGCGCTGCCGCTGACCATTAATGTCCAATATATCAAGGACCTGTCCTTCGAGGTTCCTTCGGGTGCGGAAATCTTCGCGACCTTGCGCGCGAATCCCCAGATCGCCGTGAACATCGACGTGCAGGCGAGCCGCCTGCAGGCCGACCAGCCGATCTTCGAAGTCGTGCTGGCGATCAAGGCCGAGGCGTCGGAAGCGCCGGAGACCGAGGGCGCCGCCCCGGGCCGCACCGTCTTCGTCGCCGAACTGGCCTATGCCGCCGTCGCGACCCTGACCAACGCGCCGGACGAGCTGGTCGAGCCGATCCTGCTGGTGGAAGTGCCGCGCCTGATCTTCCCGTATGTGCGCAACATCATCAGCGAAGTGACCCGCGATGGCGGTTTCCCGCCCGTCGTGCTGCAGCCGATCGATTTCGTGGCGCTGTGGCAGGCCAAGCGGCAGGCCAACAATTTTCCACAGACCGCCGGCAACGCCTGA
- a CDS encoding MltA domain-containing protein, whose product MTKTLRGAAVAAIALLSACAATIPGGGRPVPFADLQGWGADEAAAALPTFLAECRHLGRLPVEASLGTSSPGTSLSTGDQGSGDAPSGGPGGRLGTHVGDWLPSCRAAASLPVGDGPAARQFFETWFQPTLMAPSALFTGYYEPEIRGALSRGGIFQTPVYRVPDDLVRTRATDGRMVTGRWENGKFVPYWTRAQIDAGALAGRNLELLWVADPADLFFLQIQGSGRVRLPSGQVVRLGYGGKNGRDYVPLGRVLVRQGEMDEDAVSMQSIRAWLSAHPDRARAVMEENPDYVFFDMLDNLHPDQGAPGAMGVPLAPGRTAAVDQRAIPLGAPIWVETTLPAPANASWRRLVFAQDTGTDIQGPGRADLFLGWGDQAEQVAGAMRQDGRMVVFVPRPVVTRQP is encoded by the coding sequence ATGACCAAGACCCTGCGGGGAGCCGCTGTTGCGGCGATCGCCCTGCTGTCCGCCTGCGCCGCCACCATCCCGGGCGGCGGCCGGCCCGTCCCCTTCGCCGACCTCCAGGGCTGGGGCGCGGACGAAGCCGCGGCCGCGCTGCCGACTTTCCTGGCCGAATGCCGCCATCTGGGGCGCCTGCCGGTCGAAGCGAGCCTGGGGACCAGCAGCCCGGGGACCAGCCTGAGCACCGGCGACCAGGGCTCCGGCGACGCCCCCAGTGGCGGCCCGGGCGGCAGGTTGGGCACGCATGTCGGCGACTGGCTGCCGTCCTGCCGCGCCGCCGCGTCGCTTCCCGTGGGTGACGGCCCGGCGGCGCGGCAATTCTTCGAAACCTGGTTCCAGCCGACGCTCATGGCCCCGTCGGCGCTGTTCACCGGTTATTATGAACCCGAGATCCGCGGCGCGCTGTCGCGCGGCGGCATCTTCCAGACCCCGGTCTATCGGGTGCCCGATGACCTGGTGCGCACCCGGGCCACCGACGGGCGGATGGTGACCGGGCGCTGGGAGAACGGAAAATTCGTGCCCTACTGGACGCGCGCGCAGATCGATGCGGGCGCGCTGGCCGGGCGCAACCTGGAATTGCTGTGGGTCGCCGACCCGGCCGACCTGTTCTTCCTGCAGATCCAGGGATCGGGCCGTGTCCGCCTGCCCAGCGGACAGGTCGTCCGCCTGGGCTATGGCGGCAAGAACGGCCGGGACTACGTGCCGCTGGGCCGCGTGCTGGTCCGGCAGGGCGAAATGGACGAGGACGCGGTCAGCATGCAGTCGATTCGCGCCTGGCTCAGTGCCCATCCCGACCGGGCCCGCGCGGTGATGGAGGAAAATCCGGACTACGTGTTTTTCGACATGCTGGACAATCTCCATCCCGACCAGGGGGCGCCGGGGGCGATGGGCGTGCCGCTGGCGCCCGGCCGGACCGCGGCGGTGGACCAGCGGGCGATTCCGCTGGGCGCGCCCATCTGGGTCGAAACGACACTGCCCGCGCCCGCGAATGCAAGCTGGCGGCGCCTGGTCTTCGCGCAGGATACCGGCACCGACATCCAGGGACCGGGGCGGGCGGACCTGTTCCTGGGCTGGGGCGACCAGGCCGAGCAGGTCGCCGGCGCGATGCGCCAGGATGGCCGGATGGTCGTCTTCGTACCCCGTCCCGTCGTCACCCGGCAGCCCTGA
- a CDS encoding MFS transporter, whose translation MTQTEILPPRPSIAERIGIPRPLLWGFVGLLLFMIGDGVEAGYLAPYLENHGVSARAVALLFTVYGVAVSISSWLSGPLSDLWGPKRVMWIGLGIWAVFEVLFLLLGVSTGSYPAMLVAYTVRGLGYPLFAYGFLVWIAAATPPRQLGSAAGWFWFAFSGGLPTLGSLFASVAIPVVGEVTTFWLSLGLVIAGGLVALLLTREPRGAARLAARDVSVRGIFFGSISILWREPKTFVAMIVRTIDTASEYAFLVIMPAFFTRVVGFSLPQWLQLLSIVFLSNILFNLASGMLADRLGHRTVVSIAGCLGSAISVPVFYYVPLAHHGNFLLAALAGIFYGATVAAFVPLSGLVPQICPKEKAAALSALGLGAGASTWVGPAIVTWFESWRGIEGIIWIFSGLYAFAGLLTLYLSIPTHAREHTRRARARGEDLYEGTAAFH comes from the coding sequence TTGACGCAGACAGAAATTCTGCCGCCCCGACCATCGATCGCCGAGCGGATCGGCATCCCGCGCCCGTTGCTATGGGGCTTTGTCGGCCTGCTTCTGTTCATGATCGGCGATGGGGTCGAGGCCGGCTATCTGGCCCCCTATCTTGAAAATCACGGCGTTTCCGCGCGTGCCGTGGCCTTGCTGTTCACCGTCTATGGTGTCGCGGTTTCCATCTCGTCCTGGCTGTCCGGGCCGCTGTCCGACCTTTGGGGACCGAAGCGCGTGATGTGGATCGGCCTTGGGATCTGGGCCGTCTTCGAAGTGCTGTTCCTGCTGCTGGGCGTTTCGACCGGCAGCTATCCGGCCATGCTGGTCGCCTATACGGTGCGCGGCCTGGGCTATCCGCTGTTCGCCTACGGGTTTCTTGTCTGGATCGCGGCCGCCACGCCGCCACGGCAATTGGGCTCCGCGGCAGGCTGGTTCTGGTTCGCCTTCTCCGGCGGATTGCCGACCCTGGGTTCGCTGTTCGCCAGCGTCGCCATTCCGGTGGTCGGCGAAGTGACGACGTTCTGGCTGTCGCTGGGCCTGGTGATCGCGGGCGGGCTGGTCGCGCTGCTGCTGACGCGCGAGCCGCGCGGCGCGGCGCGTCTGGCGGCCCGCGACGTGTCGGTGCGCGGGATCTTCTTCGGATCGATCTCGATCCTGTGGCGCGAGCCCAAGACGTTCGTCGCCATGATCGTGCGCACCATCGACACCGCGTCGGAATATGCGTTTCTGGTGATCATGCCGGCCTTCTTCACCCGGGTCGTGGGCTTCAGCCTGCCCCAGTGGCTGCAATTGCTGTCGATCGTGTTCCTGAGCAATATCCTGTTCAACCTGGCGTCCGGCATGCTGGCCGACCGGCTGGGCCATCGGACGGTCGTATCGATCGCCGGCTGCCTGGGGTCCGCGATCTCGGTGCCCGTGTTCTATTACGTGCCCCTGGCGCATCACGGCAATTTCCTGCTGGCGGCGCTGGCGGGCATCTTCTACGGCGCGACGGTCGCGGCGTTCGTGCCTCTTTCCGGCCTGGTTCCGCAGATCTGCCCGAAGGAGAAGGCGGCCGCCCTGTCGGCGCTGGGCCTGGGCGCGGGCGCCAGCACCTGGGTGGGGCCGGCGATCGTCACCTGGTTCGAGTCCTGGCGTGGGATCGAGGGGATCATCTGGATCTTCTCGGGCCTCTATGCCTTCGCCGGGCTGCTGACGCTGTATCTTTCGATCCCGACGCACGCGCGCGAACATACCCGCCGGGCGCGCGCCCGGGGCGAGGATCTGTACGAAGGCACCGCCGCCTTCCATTGA
- the hemC gene encoding hydroxymethylbilane synthase: MDFARSPAPEPAPEPPAAPSAAPSVAPSATLQDIAAQAAARQRQGVARTQGHARRQLPLRVGTRGSPLALVQTRAFLTVLTRFCPVLRDMGAFQEHQISTTGDQVQNRRLAEIGGKGLFAKEIHDALADGRVDFAVHSLKDLETTLPPGLVLACTLRREDARDVLILGPGLAAETRDGDAPFAALPRGALVGCASVRRQAQMLHVRPDLRFGLLRGNVQTRLDKLAARQCDATLLALAGLRRLGMEDRADIVLDPDIMVPAAGQGIVGVTVRESDVELRELLAAIEDYEARAVATAERALLAELDGSCRTPIGGYARLIPAQDGDDPVLRLTGLVAREDGSFLLRRVVTGAPADAERMGRELGRSLRADSPADIFAP, from the coding sequence ATGGATTTCGCTCGCTCTCCCGCCCCGGAACCGGCCCCCGAACCCCCCGCGGCGCCTTCCGCGGCCCCCTCGGTCGCGCCCTCCGCCACGTTGCAGGACATCGCGGCCCAGGCGGCCGCGCGCCAGCGCCAGGGCGTGGCCCGGACGCAGGGCCATGCCCGGCGGCAATTGCCGCTGCGCGTCGGCACCCGGGGCTCGCCGCTGGCGCTGGTGCAGACGCGGGCCTTCCTGACGGTGCTGACCCGCTTCTGTCCGGTGCTGCGCGACATGGGCGCGTTCCAGGAGCACCAGATCAGCACGACGGGCGACCAGGTGCAGAATCGCCGCCTGGCCGAAATCGGCGGCAAGGGCCTGTTCGCCAAGGAAATCCATGACGCGCTGGCCGACGGGCGGGTCGATTTCGCGGTGCACAGCCTGAAGGACCTGGAAACCACGCTGCCGCCCGGCCTGGTGCTGGCCTGCACCCTGCGGCGCGAGGACGCGCGCGACGTGCTGATCCTCGGGCCCGGCCTGGCGGCCGAAACCAGGGACGGCGACGCGCCCTTCGCCGCCCTGCCGCGGGGCGCGCTGGTGGGCTGCGCGTCGGTGCGGCGCCAGGCGCAGATGCTGCATGTGCGGCCCGACCTGCGGTTCGGCCTGCTGCGCGGCAATGTCCAGACCCGCCTGGACAAGCTGGCGGCACGGCAATGCGACGCCACCCTGCTGGCCCTGGCGGGCCTGCGCCGCCTGGGCATGGAAGACCGCGCCGACATCGTCCTGGACCCCGACATCATGGTTCCCGCCGCCGGCCAGGGGATCGTCGGCGTGACCGTCCGCGAAAGCGACGTCGAACTGCGCGAACTGCTCGCCGCCATCGAGGATTACGAAGCCCGCGCCGTGGCCACCGCCGAGCGCGCGCTCCTGGCCGAACTGGACGGCTCGTGCCGCACGCCGATCGGCGGCTATGCGCGCCTGATCCCGGCGCAGGACGGGGACGACCCCGTCCTGCGCCTGACCGGCCTGGTCGCGCGTGAGGACGGGTCGTTCCTGCTGCGCCGCGTGGTGACCGGCGCCCCCGCCGACGCCGAACGAATGGGCCGCGAACTCGGGCGTAGCCTGCGGGCCGACAGCCCGGCGGACATCTTTGCCCCCTGA
- a CDS encoding site-specific DNA-methyltransferase has product MTSPRKAGAKAKAAAVPRTLRYALDPHVLYRGDCLRVLRRMAPESVDVVVTSPPYNIGLGYRTYSDRMTETQYLDWMVAIAAELHRVLRPDGSFFLNIAGSSSQPWIPFELATRLRATFHLQNHISWIKSVSVDEDTFGHFKPVNSPRYLHRNHEHLFHLTRSGTVELRRLDIGVPYKDKSNIARRGHEQDRRCRGDTWFIPYETVQDKAQKFHHPGTFPVQLPRMCIRLHGRPGAVVLDPFMGTGTTLVAAHAEGARAIGIDLDTDYVNIARERLARMMNDTMK; this is encoded by the coding sequence ATGACGTCCCCGCGCAAGGCAGGCGCCAAGGCCAAGGCGGCGGCCGTGCCGCGCACGCTGCGCTATGCGCTCGATCCGCATGTGCTGTACCGGGGCGATTGTCTGCGCGTGCTGCGCAGGATGGCCCCCGAATCGGTCGATGTCGTCGTGACGTCGCCACCCTACAATATCGGGCTGGGCTACCGGACCTACAGCGACCGGATGACCGAAACCCAATACCTGGACTGGATGGTGGCGATCGCGGCCGAACTGCACCGCGTCCTGCGCCCCGACGGGTCGTTTTTTCTCAATATCGCCGGGTCGTCCTCGCAACCCTGGATTCCCTTCGAACTGGCGACCCGCCTGCGCGCGACCTTCCACCTGCAGAACCATATCAGTTGGATCAAATCCGTCTCGGTGGACGAGGACACGTTCGGCCATTTCAAGCCGGTCAACAGCCCGCGCTACCTGCATCGCAATCACGAGCATCTGTTTCACCTGACCCGCAGCGGGACGGTGGAATTGCGGCGCCTGGACATCGGCGTGCCCTACAAGGACAAATCCAACATCGCGCGCCGCGGGCACGAACAGGACCGGCGCTGCCGGGGGGACACCTGGTTCATCCCCTATGAAACCGTGCAGGACAAGGCGCAGAAATTCCACCATCCGGGCACGTTTCCCGTGCAGTTGCCGCGCATGTGCATCCGCCTGCACGGCCGTCCGGGCGCCGTGGTGCTCGACCCGTTCATGGGCACCGGCACCACTCTGGTCGCCGCCCATGCCGAAGGCGCGCGCGCGATCGGCATCGATCTCGATACGGACTATGTGAATATAGCGCGTGAGCGACTGGCCCGGATGATGAACGACACGATGAAATGA
- a CDS encoding Smr/MutS family protein, translating into MRRRRILREDEQALWSSFVRDITPLARKSPRPPSEGGAGTAPVPAPAPTTDPDRPSARSSTQPSTPSPAAAMPGPRVPGHTLVRTQAEIEIGRRRPGLDDTSWRALVSGKLRPARTLDLHGQNVQAAFSRLHAFLIQARADNLRCVEVITGLGSGQRGGVLRRELPFWLGRPDLRPLILAVTHPHAANQGSVRILLRRAAHRKS; encoded by the coding sequence GTGCGCCGCCGGCGGATCCTCAGAGAAGACGAACAGGCGCTCTGGAGCAGCTTCGTCCGCGACATCACGCCGCTTGCGCGCAAATCTCCCCGGCCGCCATCCGAAGGCGGGGCAGGGACGGCACCCGTTCCGGCGCCCGCTCCGACAACCGATCCCGATCGGCCATCGGCCCGATCATCGACCCAGCCGTCAACTCCGTCCCCCGCCGCCGCCATGCCGGGGCCCCGCGTGCCCGGCCACACGCTGGTCCGCACCCAGGCCGAAATCGAAATCGGCCGCCGCCGTCCCGGCCTGGACGATACGAGCTGGCGTGCCCTGGTCAGCGGCAAGCTGCGTCCCGCCCGCACGCTCGACCTGCACGGCCAGAACGTGCAGGCGGCCTTTTCCCGGCTGCATGCGTTCCTGATCCAGGCCAGGGCGGACAATCTCCGCTGCGTCGAGGTCATTACCGGCCTCGGCTCCGGCCAGCGGGGCGGAGTCCTGCGGCGCGAACTGCCCTTCTGGCTGGGGCGGCCCGACCTGCGGCCGCTGATCCTGGCCGTCACCCATCCGCATGCCGCCAACCAGGGATCGGTCCGCATCCTGCTGCGCCGCGCCGCACACAGGAAAAGCTGA
- a CDS encoding Tim44/TimA family putative adaptor protein — protein MDFSFSHFPFDLVLFGLIAAFLALRLRSILGTRVGVEPAPPPGAAPRPGPVIDARAEPPAPVAEYDVPAPETRVGQVLAAIARQERDFVPAQFLRGVETSFRQIVQAFAAGDTAMLRDRLTANAFAAFDAAIRARQQAGETQKSEVRAIAGLSIVDAEIQPRDGAAHARIDVRIVSDQVSLTLDKDGHPVAGTDAVTEFSDLWTFERLLGVPIGGAAWRLAASRSA, from the coding sequence ATGGATTTCTCGTTCAGTCATTTTCCGTTCGACCTGGTGCTGTTCGGCCTGATCGCCGCGTTCCTGGCGCTGCGCCTGCGCAGTATCCTGGGGACCCGCGTGGGCGTCGAACCCGCGCCCCCACCTGGTGCTGCGCCCCGCCCCGGCCCGGTGATCGACGCCCGCGCCGAACCGCCCGCCCCGGTGGCCGAGTACGACGTGCCCGCGCCGGAAACCCGGGTCGGCCAGGTCCTGGCCGCCATCGCCCGGCAGGAACGTGATTTCGTGCCGGCGCAGTTCCTGCGCGGGGTGGAGACATCGTTCCGCCAGATCGTGCAGGCCTTCGCCGCCGGCGATACCGCCATGCTGCGCGATCGCCTGACCGCGAATGCCTTCGCCGCGTTCGACGCCGCCATCCGCGCGCGCCAGCAGGCGGGCGAGACCCAGAAATCCGAAGTTCGCGCCATCGCCGGCCTGTCGATCGTCGATGCGGAGATCCAGCCGCGCGACGGCGCCGCCCATGCCCGGATCGATGTGCGCATCGTCTCGGACCAGGTCAGCCTGACCCTGGACAAGGACGGCCATCCTGTCGCCGGCACCGATGCCGTGACCGAATTTTCCGACCTGTGGACGTTCGAGCGGCTGCTCGGCGTGCCGATCGGCGGCGCGGCCTGGCGCTTGGCCGCCAGCCGCAGCGCCTGA
- a CDS encoding ABC transporter substrate-binding protein, with protein sequence MLWGVAIGIGGHARAETITDLAGRQVDIPAHVHRIVLGEGRLVYALAPLEKSHLFDRIVGWQGEFREADVQSYDKYAALFPAAAKVALIGKTTADTVSPEKVLDLRPDLAVLAVSGHGPGAASELVAQLQSAHVPVVFVDFRADPLRDTVRSMRILGAVLDRRREAEDFIAFYQSHLDHIRARLATLPDSARPSVFLEMLAGTRESCCHTAGKGNMGAFIDAAGGRNIAAPLLPGYIGDIDLEQVIAANPDFYLVDGTKGPDYRGPGVRMGAEIDPATARASVRQVLQRPGIATLAAVRDGHAYGLWHSFYDSPYNILAVEIMAKWFHPDLFRDLDPDATRAELYRRFLPVADSGTYWVSATPGGMETPQATAKP encoded by the coding sequence ATGCTGTGGGGCGTCGCGATCGGAATCGGCGGCCACGCCCGGGCCGAGACCATCACCGACCTGGCGGGCCGGCAGGTCGACATCCCCGCCCACGTGCATCGGATCGTCCTGGGGGAGGGCAGGCTGGTCTATGCGCTCGCCCCCCTGGAAAAATCCCATCTGTTCGATCGCATCGTCGGCTGGCAGGGCGAATTCCGCGAGGCCGACGTCCAGAGCTACGACAAATATGCGGCGTTGTTCCCGGCGGCGGCCAAGGTCGCGCTGATCGGCAAGACCACGGCCGACACGGTCAGTCCCGAGAAGGTGCTGGACCTGCGCCCCGACCTGGCGGTCCTGGCCGTCAGCGGCCACGGCCCCGGCGCGGCCAGCGAGCTGGTCGCGCAACTGCAAAGCGCGCATGTCCCGGTGGTCTTCGTGGATTTCCGCGCCGATCCGCTGCGCGACACCGTCCGATCGATGCGGATCCTGGGCGCGGTGCTCGATCGCCGCCGGGAAGCCGAGGATTTCATCGCCTTCTACCAGTCGCATCTCGACCATATCCGCGCCCGGCTCGCGACCCTGCCTGATTCGGCGCGCCCCAGCGTGTTCCTGGAAATGCTGGCCGGCACCCGCGAATCCTGCTGCCATACCGCGGGCAAGGGCAATATGGGCGCCTTCATCGATGCGGCGGGCGGCCGCAATATCGCCGCCCCGCTGCTGCCCGGCTATATCGGCGACATCGACCTGGAACAGGTGATCGCCGCCAACCCCGATTTCTACCTCGTGGACGGCACCAAGGGGCCCGATTATCGCGGCCCGGGCGTGCGCATGGGCGCGGAAATCGACCCGGCGACGGCCCGCGCCTCGGTCCGGCAGGTGCTGCAGCGGCCGGGCATCGCGACCCTGGCGGCGGTCCGGGACGGCCATGCCTACGGGCTGTGGCATTCGTTCTACGATTCGCCGTACAACATCCTGGCGGTCGAAATCATGGCCAAATGGTTCCATCCCGATCTGTTCCGCGACCTGGACCCGGATGCGACC
- a CDS encoding cytochrome-c peroxidase codes for MSVRKIVLSVAALGVAAYGGVIGYLTHFDHETAPTLSVSSPTLKDPTAAAAFAAIREARCDYCHARSTDLPFYFHVPVANQLMQRDLDQGLRHFRIEPVLAAFQNGTVPSEEQLSRIEEVIRQNRMPPTLYLLMHWHAHLSQAQRDALLSWIAAERRAHYATPGVAARFAAEPVQPVPETIPVDAGKVALGQRLFFDKQLSGNGTVSCASCHALDHGGVDGRVTALGINNQHGPINVPTVYDSAFNMSQFWNGRAATLADQAAGPVMNPLEMGAHDWNGVADKLRQDPTYVSAFQAAFGSDGIDKQRITDAIAEYEKTLITPDSRFDRYLKGDEQALSAQEKNGYALFKSIGCSGCHSGVALGGQAYEAMGLEGDYFTDRGGKLTDADRGRYMVTHANADAERFKVPNLRNIALTAPYFHDGSVKTLDQAVRDMARYQTPYHDLSDHDVADIVAFLKTLTGTYQGKTLANATP; via the coding sequence GTGTCGGTCCGCAAGATCGTACTATCCGTCGCAGCATTGGGTGTGGCCGCCTATGGCGGCGTGATCGGTTACTTGACTCATTTCGACCATGAAACGGCGCCGACCCTGTCGGTCAGTTCTCCCACGCTGAAGGACCCGACGGCCGCGGCGGCCTTCGCCGCGATTCGCGAGGCCCGGTGCGATTACTGCCACGCCCGCAGCACGGACCTGCCGTTCTATTTCCACGTGCCGGTGGCGAACCAGTTGATGCAGCGCGATCTGGACCAGGGCCTGCGCCATTTCCGCATCGAGCCGGTGCTGGCCGCCTTCCAGAACGGCACCGTGCCGTCCGAGGAGCAATTGTCGCGGATCGAGGAAGTGATCCGCCAGAACCGCATGCCGCCTACGCTCTACCTGCTGATGCACTGGCACGCCCATCTGTCGCAGGCGCAGCGTGACGCGCTGCTGTCCTGGATCGCGGCCGAGCGGCGTGCCCATTACGCGACCCCGGGCGTCGCCGCGCGCTTCGCCGCCGAACCGGTGCAGCCGGTCCCCGAAACGATCCCGGTCGATGCCGGCAAGGTCGCGCTGGGCCAGCGCCTGTTCTTCGACAAGCAGCTTTCCGGCAACGGCACCGTCAGTTGCGCAAGCTGCCACGCGCTGGACCATGGCGGCGTCGATGGCCGGGTCACCGCCCTGGGCATCAACAACCAGCACGGCCCGATCAACGTGCCGACGGTCTATGATTCGGCCTTCAACATGAGCCAGTTCTGGAACGGCCGCGCCGCCACCCTGGCCGACCAGGCCGCCGGCCCGGTGATGAACCCGCTGGAAATGGGCGCGCATGACTGGAACGGCGTCGCGGACAAGCTGCGGCAGGACCCGACCTATGTCTCCGCCTTCCAGGCGGCGTTCGGGTCCGACGGCATCGACAAGCAGCGGATCACCGACGCGATCGCCGAGTATGAAAAGACCCTGATCACCCCGGACAGCCGCTTCGACCGCTACCTGAAGGGCGACGAGCAGGCGCTGAGCGCGCAGGAAAAGAACGGCTACGCCCTGTTCAAGAGCATCGGCTGCTCGGGCTGCCACAGCGGCGTCGCGCTGGGCGGCCAGGCCTACGAGGCCATGGGCCTGGAGGGCGACTATTTCACCGATCGCGGCGGCAAGCTGACCGACGCCGATCGCGGCCGCTACATGGTCACCCACGCCAATGCCGACGCGGAACGCTTCAAGGTGCCGAACCTGCGCAACATCGCGCTGACCGCGCCCTATTTCCATGACGGCAGCGTCAAGACCCTGGACCAGGCGGTGCGGGACATGGCGCGCTACCAGACGCCGTATCACGACCTGTCGGATCACGACGTCGCCGACATCGTCGCCTTCCTCAAGACCCTGACCGGCACGTATCAGGGCAAGACCCTGGCCAACGCCACGCCGTAA